The Halobacterium hubeiense genome contains the following window.
CCCGGAGTTCGCGGCCGCTGAAGTTCACTGTACCAGCCTCCAGATGGCGTCCGCGCTGTTCTGTGCGCCCCGCACCATCGCGTCGCTGACCGCGCCGAGGCTGTCGAAGGGACCGCCGATGAGCGGCAACACGACGAACGGGAAGAGGACGCTGGCGACGATGCTCCCGATGTTCGTCATCGCGACCACCGCGATGAGCCGGAACAGCGGCACGTCTATCATCTGCTGAAGGAGGTCACGAATCGGCGTCTCTTGGTCGTCCATGAGCTCGTTCAGCGTGCCGATGTCGGCGACGCGCACCGAGAGGTAGCGCAGTTCGACGTAGCCCGCGAACCAGCCGGGCGCGAGCAGCGGGTTGATGCTCGTGAGCCACGCGACTGCGCCGCCGACGCCCGCGCTCGTCCAGTGCGCGCCCGCGAGCTTCGCCGCGCCCAGCGAGATTATCCCGTTGAACAGAAACCACGCGCCGAACACCTGCAGGAGGACGGTGTTTCCCACCCCCGCCATCACCAGCAGGCCGAAGAACGCGAGGAAGCCGACCGTAATCAGCAGGCCGAAAACGCGTGCGACCGAGACCCGCTTCTTGCGGGTGCCGGTCAGCGACTCCATCGGCGGCAGTTCCTCGGGGTGGTCGAGGTAGCGTTCGACGCCCTCGCGGTGGCCCGCGCCCAGCACCGCGACGACGTGTTTGCCCTGCGAACGCAACGCGACGAGGTTGTGCGCGATGTAGGCGTCGCGCTCGTCGATGAGCGCTTCCGCGCCCGCGGGGCTGAACCGCCGGAACTCCTCCATCATCGCCGACACCACGTCCGCGTCCGTCAAATCGTCCATCGTGAACTCCTCGACGTCCTCCTCGGGGGCGGCGCGCGCGAACAGCACGACGAACACCGCGCCGAACACGAGCGCGCCGGCGCCCGCGAACAGCACGGCCTCCGCAAGCCCCGAGAGCACGACCAGTGCCGTCTCCACGACGCCAATCGTCGCGGGCGGCGGCGGCAGCAGGAACGGCCCGGCGACGAACTCCGCGACGACGCCGAGGAGGAAGCCGACGAACGCGCCGACGCCCATCCCGAGCGTGCGGCTGTCCGTGACCCCCAACGCGAGTTCGCCGACCAGCCGGAGCTTCTCGACGGCGGTCATGCGCGCCCAGAAGCGCTGAATCGTCACCTGGATGTCGCGGTCGACGAGCGCGACGTCCGCGCCGATGCGCTCGGCGGCGTCGATGCCCGCCTTCATGTCCGCGCCCGGCTCGATGCCGAACTTGTCGCCGAGGCGCTGCTGGACGTACGACAGCAGCCAGTACGCCAGGAACTGGAACGCCATGCTCCCCTTCAGGAGGTCGCTGGCGTCGAGGTCCTCGGGCGCGTCGCCCTGCATCTGCCGGTAGCGTCCCTCGTCGAGTTCGACGGCGACCGTGTCCGGGTTCTCCTCCTCGACGACCCGCTCGACCTCCTCGACGCTGTCCGCGGAGACGTGGGCGGTCCCGACGACCCGAACGGAGCCCTCCCGGGTCGCCGCGGATTCCTCGCTCATTGCGTGGACGTTAGGCGTGGCGGCCTTACGCTTGTCGGAAAGGCGACGTGCCGGGCGCTGTCCCGGGGTTCGTCCCCACTCGGAAGGCTTCAAGCCGCTCGGCGCAGAACCACGACCCATGACCGAATCCGCACGCCTGATGGACTCCTACACGGAGATGACCGAGTTGCTGTTGCCCAACGATACGAACAACCTCGGCCGCGCGCTCGGTGGCGCGGTCCTGCACTGGATGGACATCTGCGCGGCCATCGCGTCGATGCGGTTCTCCGGCCGGCAGTGCGTCACCGCCTCCATGGACCACGTCGACTTCATCGCGCCCATCGAGATGGGCGAGGTCGCGGTCGTGGAGGCGTTCGTCTTCGACGTCGGGCAGTCCAGCATCGACGTGAAAGTCGAGGTGCGCGCCGAGGACCCCGTGGAGGGCACCGAGCGCAAGACCACGACGTCCTTCTTCACGTTCGTCGCGCTCGACGACGACGGCACGCCGACGGCGGTGCCGCGGCTGGCCTGCGAGACGGAGGCTGAGGAGGCGCTCCGGCAGGACGCCCTCGACGCCCACGCCGAACAGCGGTAGCTAGTCGAGCCGCGGCACGTCGAGCGTGACGACGGTACCCGTGGGCTCGTTGTCCGCGAACGTCACGCGGCCGCCCGCGATGTCCGTCCCCCAGTGAATCAGCCACAGGCCGAGCCCGCTGGCGTGGTGCAGCGGCGTCTCCGTCCCGCTCTCGAGGGCGGCGTACTCGCTGGCGTGGACGCCGGGACCGTCGTCCGCGACGCGAAGCTCCACGCGGTCGTCGGTGGCTTCGACCTCGACCTCGACGTGCGGGTCGTCGCTCGTGTTGTGCTCGGCGGCGTTCTCCAGGACGTTCCAGACGACGGGGCCGAGCGTCGCCGGCACGGTGCAGTTCGCGGGATATTCCGAGACGCCGACGGTCACCGCCGGGTACGCGGTGCGGAGTCGCTGGACGCGCCCGTCGAGCAGTTCGTGGAGGCTCACGGGCACTCGCGGCCCCTCCTCGCGTTCGAGCAGGTCGACGATGACGCGGGCCTTCTCACCGAGCGCCGCGATTCTGGTCGCGCGCTGCTCGACGATGCCCACGGCCTCGCGCTCCTCGTCGGTGTCCGGGGACAGCTGGCCCGCGTACCCGAGAATCATCTGGGTGTCGGTGCGGACGTTGTGCCGGAACGCGCGGTTCAGCACTTCGAGGCGCTGCTTCTGTCGGAGGTACCGGCTGACGTCGTGGAACGTGACGACGCGCCCGATGAGCCGCTCGCGGACGTCCCGCACCGGCGTTATCGACACGTCGAACGGCGTCTCGTCGCCGTCCACGTCGATGGCGACGTGTTCGGGGCGGCAGTCGGCGTCCAGCGGCCCCAGCGACGGCAGCATCGACGCCACCGGCTCGCCGATTGCGTCGCGGCGGGCGCGACCCAGCAGCGCTTGCGCGCTCTCGTTGGCGTCCACGACGTAGCCGTGACTGTCCACGACGATTGCGGCGTCGTCCATCCGGTCGAAGACGAGCCGGCGCGCCCGCCAGTTCGGCGCGGGGCTGGCGTCGAACAGCTGGAACCGCGTGACGGCGCCGAGAAACGCCACGCCCGTGACGGCGAACGCAATCGGCGTCGGGTCGAACTCCGGGAGCGGGAGCACGCCCGCGACCGAGAGGATGTTCGTCACCCACGGCGTCAGCGACCCGAACAGGAGGGCGGCGCTCTGCCCGCGGAACAGCACCGCGTTGCTCCGAATCAGCCCCAGCAGCGGGACGAACCCGAGCGCGCCGAGGACGTACGTGTACGCCGCGACCACCCAGTACCACGGGCCGCCCGTGCGTTCGAGCAACACGAGGTCGCCGTAGGAGACCACCGTCGTCGAGCGATACAGCAGGTCGTGGGCGTTGCTGGTCGCCGCCAACACCACGGTCACCGCGGGGACGACCGCGAGGACGGCGACCACCTGCGGGCGGACGTACTCGTCGCGGCCCGTGTACGCGAGCGCGAACAGCAGCCACGCGACGGGGATGACGACGACGCCGACCCACTGGACGTCCGACCAGAGTATCTTCCGGGCGACCGTCGAGGCCTGCAGTTCGAACACGAGGAACGCCGCCCACCAGACGACCCCGGCGAGCATGAGGACGATCGCGGACGCACCGGGCTCCGGGCGCTCCCGCCACGCCAACAACGCGGCCGCGAAACTGGCCGCGATGCTGACCAGTAGCACGGCCGTCAGGCCGTCGACGAGGGTGACCACAGTTTGTTCGGACTGGTCCCGCACTTGTAAAAGGAGTGCCGGTCAGCGAAGGTTGCCGTGCGGGACCGCGAGCGGGCTACGCGAGCGCGACCACCGAGAGCGCCGCCCCGGCGACGACGTACTCGAGTTCGGGCGCGACAGTCAGCCACGCGCGGTCGGCGTACCGCGCCAGCACGCTCGTGACGGCCAGCGAGTACGCGAGCCCCGCGCCGAGCGCGAGCGCGACCGCTACCGAGAGGTAGCCGGCGGCGACGGCGTACGCGAACACCGCGGCGGTGGCCACGTCGACCGCGTAGAGGACGTACCGCGTTCCTCGGAGGCCGACCACGACGGGGAGCGTGCGGACGCCCGCGTCCGCGTCGCCCGCGCGGTCGCTGACGTTCGGGAGTTCGGCGTCGACGAACGACCGGAGGAAGAAGTACGCGAACACGACCACGACGGTGGGGGTCACGCCGCGGTCGGCGAACGCCAGCGGCAGGAACGTCAGCGACACCGACCAGGCCAGCGCGACGACGGCGGTGTTGACGACGAGGATGTCTTTCAGCCGGCGCAGGCCCGCGCCGAGCCGCGGCAGCCAGTCGCTCGCGTACAGCACCCAGAACGCGCCCGGGAGCAGCGCCAGCGCCAGCGCCAGCGGCCCGCCGAGCATCGCCAGCGAGACCGCGAGGCCGTACGCGACCGCAGCGGCGACGTACAGCGCGTTCTCGTGGCGGCGCACGAACGCGACCTGCCCGGGCTTGTCGCGGGCGTCGTCGTCGGCGTCGGCGATGCGGTCGTTGGCGTAGACGGCGAACGTGAGCAGGCCGACCACCGCGGGCGCGGGGCTCGGCGGCAGCGACAGCACGACCATCGCGATGCCGACCTCGACGACCGTGACAACCGAGAGGTACGCCGAACTGTACAGCAGGACCGTCCAGAGTTGTTTCGCGCCCGCGAGGAGGCGAGCGAGCTGTGCGGGGAACCGCGTCGAGTCGCCGGGGTGAACCGCCCGGCGGTCTTGTTTCCGTACCATTGTAGCCGTCAGTCCGACGGCGATCGCCGCCGGTCTGACGTCGCAGACCACTCACCTACACCGGGTTAGTATTATGTTCATTTTATCACTTATCAAGTGAGAAAATACACCTGCCCCACAGGCTTATCCGCGTAGTCGGCGTCCGTTCACGCGTGACGATGACAGTATACGAACAAGAGCGAGGCGGACAATGACCGAGCACGCCAAGAAGCTGCTGCGGAACATCGACGAGACGGCCGTGACCGTCCTCGACCTCGCGGACCGCGAGCGCGCCAAAGAGCGGGCCGGCTCCCAGCGCAGCGCCTACGAGAAGGGCCTGAACGAGGTCGAGCGCATCGCCGGGAAGCCGCAGGCCCGCGACCTCGCGGAGTGGATTCAGGACCAGATTCGCCAACGGGAGACGTACCCCTCCGCGCGCGAAGTCCGCAACCACGGCGCCCAAATCTGCCGGACGAGCGGCCACGAGATATCGACGAACGACTGGCTGGGCGCCTGACCGGCGGCGACGCGCAGGCTTTTCCCCGGCGACCCCCTACCGCCGGCCATGGCTCTCGACGCGCCCGCACCCGACCCGCCCGAGCTAGACGGCGACCCCGACGAGTACGACGACGTCACCGTTCAGGGAACCGACTACCACCGCGACGACCTCCAGGAGTTCCTCGAAGACGGCGCGTGGGAGGAAGCCTTCGAGACGTGGGCGACCGAAACAGACCTCTCCCGGGAGGCGTTCGACATCGCCGTGGACCTCGGGATGTTCGACCGCTTCGACTTCTTCTGGGATGACTTCGCGGACCGCGTGGGCTACCACGCCCCCGGCCTCCCGGAGACGTGGCGCGAGCGCGACATCCACCCCGAGCTGAACTCCTGGGAGACCGTCTCCGCCATCAACGCGTCGCTGGCGGAACTCGGCGCGGAAGCCTCGCGGCTGCTCAAAGACGAGTACGTCGACTGGGAGGCCGAGTACGACGCGCCCGACGACCTGCCGGACTTCTAAACGCACTTTTTTCGCTGCGGGCGCGCTCCGCGCGCCCTCGGCAAAATCTCCACCAAAATCGCGCCTGCTCCCTTCGCGCGCCGACGGCGCGCGGCGGTCCGCGGGCGCGACCGCTCGCTGCGCTCGCGGAGAATTCGTAGTACTCTGGGACCGCAGTTAGAGGGGAAACTACTCCTCGACCGCAGCGGCGGCGTTGATAATCGTCTCCTCGCCGAACGCCGGGCCGACGAGCTGGAGGCCGACCGGGAGGCCGTCGGCGTCGCCCGCGGGCACCGAGATGGCGGGGAGGTTCGCGAGGTTCACGGGCGTCGTGTTGGCGTCCGCGAGGTACATCTTCAGGGGGTCGTCGAGGCTCTCGCCCAGCTCGGGCGGGAGAATCGGCATCGTCGGGGACGCCAGCACGTCCACGTCCTCGAACGCCTCGTCGAAGTCCTGTTTCACCCACGCGCGGGCCTCCTGCGCCTGCTTGTAGTACTTGTCGTGGTAGCCCGCGGAGAGCGCGTACGTCCCGAGGAGGATGCGGCGCTTGACCTCGTCGCCGAACCCCTCCGAGCGCGCTTCCGAGAAGGACTCGTTCCAGTTGCCGTCGTAGCCCCCGGAGTTGCCGTACCGCACGCCGTCGAAGCGCGCGAGGTTCGACGAGGCCTCCGACATCGCGATGACGTAGTACGCCGCGACCGCGTACTCGACGGAGGGGAGGCTGACTTCCTCGACGGTCGCGCCCTGCTCGCGGAGGTCCTCGATTGCCGCGTCGAACGTCTCCACCACGGCGTCCTCTGCGCCCTCCACGAGTTCCGTGGGGACGCCAATCGTCAGGCCCTCGACGTCGCCGTCGGCGGCGCTCGCGAAGTCCGTGTCCGCGCCCTCCTCGCGAGTGGTGCCGTCGTTCTCGTCGGGACCCGCGACGACGTCCAGCAGCGCCGCGGCGTCCTCGACGGTCGGCGCGATCGGGCCGATCTGTTCGAGGCTGTTCGCGTACGCGACCAGCCCGTACCGGGAGACGAGGCCGTACGTCGG
Protein-coding sequences here:
- the gatA gene encoding Asp-tRNA(Asn)/Glu-tRNA(Gln) amidotransferase subunit GatA; protein product: MSLNAYITDEEIEGEADGPLAGKTVAVKDNISTEGVRTTCGSKMLEEYVPPYDATVVERLKDAGATIPGKTNMDEFGMGTTTETSYFGATKNPVDEDRVPGGSSGGSAAVVAAGDADLALGTDTGGSIRCPAAFCGVVGIKPTYGLVSRYGLVAYANSLEQIGPIAPTVEDAAALLDVVAGPDENDGTTREEGADTDFASAADGDVEGLTIGVPTELVEGAEDAVVETFDAAIEDLREQGATVEEVSLPSVEYAVAAYYVIAMSEASSNLARFDGVRYGNSGGYDGNWNESFSEARSEGFGDEVKRRILLGTYALSAGYHDKYYKQAQEARAWVKQDFDEAFEDVDVLASPTMPILPPELGESLDDPLKMYLADANTTPVNLANLPAISVPAGDADGLPVGLQLVGPAFGEETIINAAAAVEE
- a CDS encoding TraB/GumN family protein, with amino-acid sequence MSEESAATREGSVRVVGTAHVSADSVEEVERVVEEENPDTVAVELDEGRYRQMQGDAPEDLDASDLLKGSMAFQFLAYWLLSYVQQRLGDKFGIEPGADMKAGIDAAERIGADVALVDRDIQVTIQRFWARMTAVEKLRLVGELALGVTDSRTLGMGVGAFVGFLLGVVAEFVAGPFLLPPPPATIGVVETALVVLSGLAEAVLFAGAGALVFGAVFVVLFARAAPEEDVEEFTMDDLTDADVVSAMMEEFRRFSPAGAEALIDERDAYIAHNLVALRSQGKHVVAVLGAGHREGVERYLDHPEELPPMESLTGTRKKRVSVARVFGLLITVGFLAFFGLLVMAGVGNTVLLQVFGAWFLFNGIISLGAAKLAGAHWTSAGVGGAVAWLTSINPLLAPGWFAGYVELRYLSVRVADIGTLNELMDDQETPIRDLLQQMIDVPLFRLIAVVAMTNIGSIVASVLFPFVVLPLIGGPFDSLGAVSDAMVRGAQNSADAIWRLVQ
- a CDS encoding acyl-CoA thioesterase, which encodes MTESARLMDSYTEMTELLLPNDTNNLGRALGGAVLHWMDICAAIASMRFSGRQCVTASMDHVDFIAPIEMGEVAVVEAFVFDVGQSSIDVKVEVRAEDPVEGTERKTTTSFFTFVALDDDGTPTAVPRLACETEAEEALRQDALDAHAEQR
- a CDS encoding histidine kinase N-terminal 7TM domain-containing protein, which translates into the protein MVTLVDGLTAVLLVSIAASFAAALLAWRERPEPGASAIVLMLAGVVWWAAFLVFELQASTVARKILWSDVQWVGVVVIPVAWLLFALAYTGRDEYVRPQVVAVLAVVPAVTVVLAATSNAHDLLYRSTTVVSYGDLVLLERTGGPWYWVVAAYTYVLGALGFVPLLGLIRSNAVLFRGQSAALLFGSLTPWVTNILSVAGVLPLPEFDPTPIAFAVTGVAFLGAVTRFQLFDASPAPNWRARRLVFDRMDDAAIVVDSHGYVVDANESAQALLGRARRDAIGEPVASMLPSLGPLDADCRPEHVAIDVDGDETPFDVSITPVRDVRERLIGRVVTFHDVSRYLRQKQRLEVLNRAFRHNVRTDTQMILGYAGQLSPDTDEEREAVGIVEQRATRIAALGEKARVIVDLLEREEGPRVPVSLHELLDGRVQRLRTAYPAVTVGVSEYPANCTVPATLGPVVWNVLENAAEHNTSDDPHVEVEVEATDDRVELRVADDGPGVHASEYAALESGTETPLHHASGLGLWLIHWGTDIAGGRVTFADNEPTGTVVTLDVPRLD
- a CDS encoding UbiA family prenyltransferase, producing MVRKQDRRAVHPGDSTRFPAQLARLLAGAKQLWTVLLYSSAYLSVVTVVEVGIAMVVLSLPPSPAPAVVGLLTFAVYANDRIADADDDARDKPGQVAFVRRHENALYVAAAVAYGLAVSLAMLGGPLALALALLPGAFWVLYASDWLPRLGAGLRRLKDILVVNTAVVALAWSVSLTFLPLAFADRGVTPTVVVVFAYFFLRSFVDAELPNVSDRAGDADAGVRTLPVVVGLRGTRYVLYAVDVATAAVFAYAVAAGYLSVAVALALGAGLAYSLAVTSVLARYADRAWLTVAPELEYVVAGAALSVVALA